The genomic DNA CGTAGACGCAGTCGTAGCGCGATTCACACCACTGCCGCACGTCGCCGAAGAGCCCTTTCCTGCACAAGTGGGTGAGGACGTGCTCGACCTGGCGAGCATCCATAGCGTTACCTCCGTGGTGGGGGATGGTGGATGTAGGATCATTGTCTCAGATAGTCCCCCGACAGTCAACTACCCACGCGACGAGTCTGAGCGCGAGGCACCTCCAGTTCATGGACATCCGCCCGCATCTCGGCAAACGAGCCTCTCGCCGACGGCATGCTTCCCGGCCGTTGCCGCGACGCACTGTTTCCCCGTAGCATCCGAACGAGTTCGGAACTGGCCGCGTCGGCCCGCATGCCCGGCTTCGAAACAGCGGAGGCGGAGAGGAGCACATCGATGGCACAGCCACCCGAGGTCACTGGAACGGTCGTCGTCCTGGCCGGCGGCGTCGGAGGTGCCAAGCTCGCTCACGGTTTCGCCCAGCTCGGCCTCGGTCATCGACTCGCGATCATCGTCAACACAGCTGACGATTTCGAACTCTACGGCCTCACGATCTCCCCTGATCTCGACACCGTCATGTACACCCTCGCCGGCATCGCGAACCCAGCGACCGGCTGGGGCATTCTCGGCGATACCGCCAACACGCTGGCAATGCTCGGCCGCTACGGCCGACCGACCTGGTTCTGGCTCGGCGATCGCGATCTCGCCACGCACATCCTGCGAACCGAGCGACTGCACCAGGGAGCTCGCCTCACCGAAGTCATCAGCGAGCTGGCCGGTGCACTGGGTGTCGCCGCTCGCATCCTGCCCATGTGCGACGAACCGGTCCGCACGATCGTCCACACGCCCGTGGGTGACCTCCCCTTCCAGGAATATTTCGTCCGGCGACGCCAGCAGGATCCGGTACTCGGCGTGCGCTTCGATGGAATCGAGCACGCACGTCCAACCCCGGAGGTCGAGCGAGCGCTCGAGGAAGCAGAGATCGTCGTCCTCGCCCCATCCAACCCGATCGTCAGTATCGGTCCGCTGCTTGCACTTCCTGGCTTCCGCGAGCGCTTGCGCCACGCCACTGTTCCGATCGTCGCCGTCAGCCCGATCGTCGGCGGGCGGGCATTGAAAGGGCCAGCGGACCGGATGCTCGCTTCGCTCGGGCACGAGGTGTCACCACTCGGCGTGGCTCGTCTCTACCAGGACTTTCTCGATGGCCTCGTCATCGACGTGCAGGATACAGCGCTCGCCGACGCGCTCCGGAACATGGGGATCGAACCCTACGTCACCGATGCCGTCATGCACGATGAGTCCGACCGGGCGCGTCTGGCACGCGAGACGCTCGACTTCGCTCGTCGGCTGCACGGAGTGACGCGGTGATCCGCACGCTCGCCGTCATTCCCGTCCAGCGGCTCGATACCGCCAAATCGCGACTCGCCCCTGTACTCGACCCGGCGTCGCGCCGTTCGCTCGTGCTCCAGCTCGCCGAGCGGACCGTCCGGCTCCTCCGGAGCGTGTCCGGCATCGACGAAGTCGCTCTGGTCACTCCCGACCCGCACCTGGCCGTCGCGGCCCGAGCCTGGGGAGCCCTCCCACTCGAGCAGACTGAGCCGGGGCTCGAGCGAGCGATCGTGCTCGCCCAGCGGTATGCCGTTGCCGAAGACTTCGGTGCCTTGCTCGTCGTCCTCGGTGACTTGCCCCTGCTGGAGATGACGACGCTCCGCACAGCGCTCGCACTGCTCGAGCCGCACGGTGTTGTCCTGGCGCCGGACCGCCACGGCACCGGTACCAACCTCCTCGCCCTGTCCCCTCCCGACCTTCCGATCCCGGCATTCGGGCCCGAGAGTCGCGTGCGCCATCGTCTTGCAGCGCGTCGCGCTCGGTGTACGCTTCGAGAGGTGTGGGCGCTGCCGCTCGCGCTGGATCTCGATACTCCGGAAGATCTCGCACGGCTGCGCAGCGTCCGCGAGAGAGAGGGGGAGACGTGACGGAACGACAGCTCCCGGTAACCCGCTGGGGTGCCTTCGTCGTCGCGCTCGGCGCGGCACTCTGGGCCGTTGACGCACCGATCCGCAAACCGCTGGCAGATCTCTTACCTGCCACGTCGATCGTTTTCGCCGAGCATCTGTTTCTCGCACTCTATGCCATCCCCGTCCTCCTGTGGCAGCGACGCGCGCTGCTGAGTTTGTCGCCGCGCGGCTGGCTGGCGTTGTTCGTCATCGCCTGGGGAGCATCTGGCCTGGCGACTGTCCTCTTCACCGCTGCCTTCCGCATTGGCAACCCGACGACGGTGATCCTGTTGCAGAAGGTGCAACCCCTCATCGCCGTGCTGCTCGCCGCCGTGCTGCTCCGAGAGCAACTGCCGCGCCTCTACTGGCCCTGTTTCGTCGCTGCACTCGCCGGTGCGTACCTCGTGTCGTTCGGCCGCGATGTGCTCGAGCCCCTCTGGCTCCTCCCCCGCGAGCGCATCCTCACCGCACTCTTGGCACTGGGTGCCGCTGCACTGTGGGGCAGTGCCACGGTGCTCGGTCGGTACGTCCTGGGTACACTGTCGTTCCCGACGCTCGCCGCTGCGCGCTTCCTTTTCGCGTTACCGTTCTTGGCTGGTCTCGCGCTCTTCGAGGGTACCTTCGTGCGCACCTTTACCGTCGGCCTCGCGCAGTACGCACCACGCTTGTCCTTTCTCGCTCTCGTTCCGGGGTTGGCCGCGATGCTGATCTACTATCTTGGCCTTCGCCACACCCGAGCTTCCTACGCGACACTGGCCGAACTCGCCTTTCCGGCTCTCGCGATCGTCGTGAACTGGCTCACTCTGGGCGCGACGATCGATATCGTCCAGCTCGCTGGATTCGTCCTCTTGTGGACATCGATCACTGTCCTGTCCTGGATACCGGCTCCGACACCGGCCAGCGAGCCGCGACCGGCGACACCCCTCACGTGAGCACGGCCATGCCAGAGAACGGACACCCCGTACCGCCACCGCTCGTACCGCTTCCCGACCTGCACCGATTACCCGGTGCGCGACCGCTCGATTTGCCCGAACTCATCCGCGGTCGCCGCTCGGTACGTCGCCTGCGTCCCGATCCCGTCCCCGGCGAACTCGTCATGGCCGTGCTCGAAGCTGCCGCCTGGGCCCCATCGCCGCACGGAACGCAACCCTGGCGCTTCGTTGTCCTTACCCAAGACGAGCGCAAACAGGAACTTGCCGAGGCGATGGCCGACGCCTGGCGATACCACTTGGCTCTGGACGGCCAGGACGAGGAGACCATCGCACGCCGCCTGGCTGGCTCGCAACGGCGACTCCGCGAAGCACCCGTCCTCATTCTCGTTTGCCTCGATCCGTGCGACCTCGATCGGTATCCCGATGCCGAGCGTCAGCAGGCTGAACGCATCATGGCCGTGCAGAGCCTCGGCGCAGCCGTGCAGAATCTGCTCCTCATGGCCTACCGCCTCGGCCTCGACACCGGCTGGATGTGCGCTCCCCTCTTTTGTCCCGACGTGGTCCGCCGCGTTTTGGGGCTCCGGGAGGAGCTCGAACCGCAGGCCCTGATCACACTCGGCTATGCTGCTGCCGACCCGCAGCGTCGACCACGACGCCCGCTCGACCAGCTGATCGTCGCCTGGGAGTGACTTTCATGCGTCGGTTGGCTGGCCTCTTCCTCCTGCTGGTCCTCACTGCATGCGCCCCAGCGCCATCGGGCGACGGCGCAGCGGTACCACG from Thermomicrobium sp. 4228-Ro includes the following:
- a CDS encoding nitroreductase family protein gives rise to the protein MPENGHPVPPPLVPLPDLHRLPGARPLDLPELIRGRRSVRRLRPDPVPGELVMAVLEAAAWAPSPHGTQPWRFVVLTQDERKQELAEAMADAWRYHLALDGQDEETIARRLAGSQRRLREAPVLILVCLDPCDLDRYPDAERQQAERIMAVQSLGAAVQNLLLMAYRLGLDTGWMCAPLFCPDVVRRVLGLREELEPQALITLGYAAADPQRRPRRPLDQLIVAWE
- a CDS encoding DMT family transporter: MTERQLPVTRWGAFVVALGAALWAVDAPIRKPLADLLPATSIVFAEHLFLALYAIPVLLWQRRALLSLSPRGWLALFVIAWGASGLATVLFTAAFRIGNPTTVILLQKVQPLIAVLLAAVLLREQLPRLYWPCFVAALAGAYLVSFGRDVLEPLWLLPRERILTALLALGAAALWGSATVLGRYVLGTLSFPTLAAARFLFALPFLAGLALFEGTFVRTFTVGLAQYAPRLSFLALVPGLAAMLIYYLGLRHTRASYATLAELAFPALAIVVNWLTLGATIDIVQLAGFVLLWTSITVLSWIPAPTPASEPRPATPLT
- the cofD gene encoding 2-phospho-L-lactate transferase produces the protein MAQPPEVTGTVVVLAGGVGGAKLAHGFAQLGLGHRLAIIVNTADDFELYGLTISPDLDTVMYTLAGIANPATGWGILGDTANTLAMLGRYGRPTWFWLGDRDLATHILRTERLHQGARLTEVISELAGALGVAARILPMCDEPVRTIVHTPVGDLPFQEYFVRRRQQDPVLGVRFDGIEHARPTPEVERALEEAEIVVLAPSNPIVSIGPLLALPGFRERLRHATVPIVAVSPIVGGRALKGPADRMLASLGHEVSPLGVARLYQDFLDGLVIDVQDTALADALRNMGIEPYVTDAVMHDESDRARLARETLDFARRLHGVTR
- the cofC gene encoding 2-phospho-L-lactate guanylyltransferase, which translates into the protein MIRTLAVIPVQRLDTAKSRLAPVLDPASRRSLVLQLAERTVRLLRSVSGIDEVALVTPDPHLAVAARAWGALPLEQTEPGLERAIVLAQRYAVAEDFGALLVVLGDLPLLEMTTLRTALALLEPHGVVLAPDRHGTGTNLLALSPPDLPIPAFGPESRVRHRLAARRARCTLREVWALPLALDLDTPEDLARLRSVREREGET